TCATAACTAATCTTAAGCCCCCCTGAGCCCTGCCGAGGCAGGATGAGCGAAGACCCGGTTCCACTGAAAGCGATTCACCACGTCGAGCTGTGGGTCGGCAACGCCAAGCAGGCGGCCTACTACTACCGCCACGCCTTCGGCTTCTCGCAGGTCGCCTATTCGGGGCTGGAAACGGGCGTGCGCGACCGCGCCAGCTACGTGCTGGGGCAGGGGCGCATCCGGCTGGTGCTCTCGACCCCGCTCGGCGGCGACAACGGCATGTCCGCCCATCAGGCGCGACATGGCGACGGGGTGCACGACATCGCGTTCCACGTCGATGACGCCGACGCCTGCTTTGCGGCGGCGGTCGAGCGCGGCGCAAAGGTGGCGAGCGAACCGCAGACGCTCAAGGACGAAAACGGGTCGGTGCGGCACGCCGCCATCCACACCTACGGCGACACGTTGCACTCGTTCATTTCGCACGACGACTACGACGGCCCCTTCCTGCCGGGCTACCGCGCCGCGGAGATTGCGGGCGAGTCGGTAGGATTGCGGTTCGTCGACCACATTGTCGGCAACGTCGAGCTGGGGAAGATGGGTGAGTGGGCCAGCTTCTACGCCGGGGTGCTGGGCTTCAGCCAGCTGCTGCACTTCAGCGACGACGACATCACGACCGAGTACAGCGCGCTGATGTCGAAAGTGATGGAGTCGGACAACGGTCGCATCAAGTTCCCCATCAACGAGCCGGCCGAGGGACGGCGCAAGTCGCAAATCGAGGAGTATCTCGACTTCTACGACGGTCCCGGTGTCCAGCACGTGGCGCTGCTGACCGACGACATCATCAACGCCATCGACAGGCTGCGCGTCAACGGCGTCGAGTTCCTGCATGTGCCTGATGACTACTACGACTCTCTGCAGGCACGTGTCGGCGCGATTGACGAGGATATGGAGGATATCCGCCGGCTGCGCATTCTCGTCGACCGCGACGAGGAGGGGTACCTGCTGCAGCTCTTCACCAAGCCGGTCGAGGACCGGCCGACGCTATTCTACGAGATTATCCAGCGCAAGGGGTCGCGCGGTTTCGGGCAGGGCAACTTCCAGGCGCTCTTCGAGGCCATCGAACTGGAACAGGCTGCGCGGGGGAATCTCTGATGCACCGCTACCACCGGCTGGGCGAGCTGCCGCGCAAGCGGCACATGGCGCTGCGCAAGCCGGACGGCGGCATCTACCATGAAGAATTGAAGGGCAACAAAGGCTTCGACGGCCCGTCGTCGCTGCTCTACCATCTCCACCGGCCTACGGCGGTGGTCGGAACGAAATTACTGCGCGAAGTGAAGCTGGAGGAAGACCCCGACCAGCGGCTGCGCATGCGCCACTTCTTCAGCGACCAGCTGAAGCGCGGCGGCAGCCCGGTGCTGGACCGCACGGCGATTATGTTCAACAACGACGTCGCGCTCTGGATGGCGTTCCCCGACGCGGAGGACAAGTTCTACTACCGCAACGCGCAGGCCGACGAAATCATCTACGTCAGCGACGGGAGCGGCGCACTCGAGACCGCCTTCGGGGAGCTGGCATATTCGCAGGGCGACTATCTTGTCATCCCGCGCGGCATCCTGCACCGCTACCGCTTCGGCAAGGGCGAGCAGCGCTTCTTCATCACCGAGGCGACCGGCGAGGTGCGCACGCCGAAGCGCTACCGCAACGAATACGGCCAGCTCATCGAGCGCTCGCCCTTCAGCGAGCGCGACTGGCGGGTGCCCGAGAATCTCACGACCGTCGACGAGCAGGAGCCGACGCCCATCGTGGTCAAGCAGCGCGACCTGCTGACCGAGGTGACGCTGGCGCACCATCCCTGCGACGTCGTCGGCTGGGACGGCTACTACTATCCCTACGCCTTCAGCATCCACGACTTCGAGCCGATTGTCGGCCGCTACCACGAGCCGCCGCCGGTCCACCAGACCTTCCAGGGCGACAATTTCGTTATCTGCAGCTTCTGCCCGCGCCCCTACGATTTCGGCGAGGACGCCATCCCTGCGCCGTATAACCACGCCAACATCATGTCCGACGAGGTTATCTACTACGCCAGTCCCAAGTTCATGTCGCGCAAGGGCATCGAGTACGGCTCAATCACGCTCCACCCCGACGGCATCACCCATGGCCCGCACCCCGGCCGCTACGAGGCGAGCATCGGCCAGAAGGCGACGGACGAGCTGGCGGTGATGGTCGATACCTACTACCCGCTCAGGGTCGCCAGACCGGCGCTCGAAATCGAGGATGGCGACTACGGCCGCTCCTGGCTCTCCGACGGCGAAGGCTTCGAGGACGCGCTCGGGGCTTGAGGGCTTGCTGCTTCCGGCTCTTGGCAGATTGTGGCCTCCGGTATTACCTGTGCGCTTCCAGCCAGGTTTCCAGGAAGCGGTCAACCATGCGGTCGACGAAAGAAGGTTGATAGGTGATCAGGTTGTTGACCACCCGGTCCGGGCTGCGCAAGGCATAGGTTCGCACGCGCCCTTCCTGTTCCACGTCGTCGTCTCCGTCTCCAGAGTCGCTGTCGTCCTCGTTGGAGTCATCGTTCTCCTCGCCACCCTGCTCGTCGCTAGAATCGCTAGAATCGCTGTCGCCATCCTCTTCATCTTCTTCGTCGTCCTCGTACTCATCATCCTCG
This is a stretch of genomic DNA from Candidatus Poseidoniia archaeon. It encodes these proteins:
- the hppD gene encoding 4-hydroxyphenylpyruvate dioxygenase — its product is MSEDPVPLKAIHHVELWVGNAKQAAYYYRHAFGFSQVAYSGLETGVRDRASYVLGQGRIRLVLSTPLGGDNGMSAHQARHGDGVHDIAFHVDDADACFAAAVERGAKVASEPQTLKDENGSVRHAAIHTYGDTLHSFISHDDYDGPFLPGYRAAEIAGESVGLRFVDHIVGNVELGKMGEWASFYAGVLGFSQLLHFSDDDITTEYSALMSKVMESDNGRIKFPINEPAEGRRKSQIEEYLDFYDGPGVQHVALLTDDIINAIDRLRVNGVEFLHVPDDYYDSLQARVGAIDEDMEDIRRLRILVDRDEEGYLLQLFTKPVEDRPTLFYEIIQRKGSRGFGQGNFQALFEAIELEQAARGNL
- a CDS encoding homogentisate 1,2-dioxygenase; translated protein: MHRYHRLGELPRKRHMALRKPDGGIYHEELKGNKGFDGPSSLLYHLHRPTAVVGTKLLREVKLEEDPDQRLRMRHFFSDQLKRGGSPVLDRTAIMFNNDVALWMAFPDAEDKFYYRNAQADEIIYVSDGSGALETAFGELAYSQGDYLVIPRGILHRYRFGKGEQRFFITEATGEVRTPKRYRNEYGQLIERSPFSERDWRVPENLTTVDEQEPTPIVVKQRDLLTEVTLAHHPCDVVGWDGYYYPYAFSIHDFEPIVGRYHEPPPVHQTFQGDNFVICSFCPRPYDFGEDAIPAPYNHANIMSDEVIYYASPKFMSRKGIEYGSITLHPDGITHGPHPGRYEASIGQKATDELAVMVDTYYPLRVARPALEIEDGDYGRSWLSDGEGFEDALGA